The Micromonospora sp. Llam0 genome includes a window with the following:
- a CDS encoding nucleoside deaminase: MRRALSVAGEPTADAGPGQAPVGPVGVSVGAADVPVGAVVYDAAGRELAVAHNERELTGDPTAHAEILALRRAAARLGRWRLDGCTLVVTLEPCTMCAGALVLARISTVVFGAWEPKTGAVGSLWDVVRDRRLNHRPTVYAGVLADECAAALRAFFR; encoded by the coding sequence ATGCGGCGGGCGTTGTCGGTGGCCGGCGAGCCAACCGCCGACGCCGGCCCGGGACAGGCGCCGGTCGGCCCGGTCGGGGTATCCGTCGGTGCGGCCGACGTGCCGGTCGGTGCGGTCGTCTACGACGCGGCCGGTCGCGAACTCGCGGTCGCCCACAACGAACGCGAACTGACCGGCGACCCGACGGCGCACGCCGAGATCCTCGCGCTGCGCCGGGCCGCCGCCCGGCTCGGCCGGTGGCGGCTCGACGGGTGCACTCTGGTGGTCACCCTGGAGCCGTGCACCATGTGCGCCGGCGCGTTGGTGCTGGCCCGGATCTCGACCGTGGTCTTCGGCGCGTGGGAGCCGAAGACCGGTGCCGTCGGATCGCTGTGGGACGTCGTGCGCGACCGCCGCCTCAACCACCGGCCGACCGTGTACGCCGGGGTGCTGGCCGACGAGTGCGCCGCCGCGCTGCGGGCGTTCTTCCGCTGA
- the deoD gene encoding purine-nucleoside phosphorylase, which yields MSTHIGAKPGDIAERVLMPGDPLRAKWIAENFLEDATCYSNVRGMFGFTGRYAGTRVSVQGSGMGMPSASIYAHELINEYGVRTLIRVGSCGALAEDLQLRDVIAANGSSTDSNMNRVRFAGLVDYAPVADFGLLRTAVDAAQRHGVDLRVGPVLAADAFYTDRPDLYDTLADYGVLAVEMESAALYTIAARFRARALTILTVSDHIRTGEKMSADDREQTFSEMVRIALDTAIA from the coding sequence ATGAGCACGCACATCGGAGCCAAGCCCGGCGACATCGCCGAGCGGGTCCTCATGCCCGGGGACCCGCTGCGCGCCAAGTGGATCGCCGAGAACTTCCTCGAGGACGCCACCTGCTACTCGAACGTGCGCGGCATGTTCGGCTTCACCGGCCGGTATGCCGGGACGCGGGTGTCGGTGCAGGGGTCGGGGATGGGCATGCCGTCGGCGTCGATCTACGCCCACGAGCTGATCAACGAGTACGGGGTGCGGACGCTGATCCGGGTCGGCTCCTGCGGCGCGCTGGCGGAGGACCTGCAACTGCGGGACGTCATCGCGGCAAACGGTTCGTCGACCGACTCGAACATGAACCGGGTGCGCTTCGCCGGGCTGGTCGACTACGCCCCGGTGGCGGACTTCGGCCTGCTGCGTACGGCGGTCGACGCTGCCCAGCGGCACGGCGTCGACCTGCGGGTCGGCCCGGTCCTGGCCGCCGACGCGTTCTACACCGACCGGCCGGACCTGTACGACACGCTGGCCGATTACGGGGTGCTGGCGGTCGAGATGGAGTCGGCGGCGCTCTACACCATCGCCGCCCGGTTCCGGGCCCGCGCGCTGACCATCCTCACCGTGAGCGACCACATCCGTACCGGCGAGAAGATGAGCGCGGACGACCGGGAGCAGACCTTCAGCGAAATGGTCCGCATCGCGCTGGACACCGCGATCGCCTGA
- a CDS encoding AAA family ATPase, whose translation MATAYASAQFPAAGGSFIGRAAERAQLTGLLTEAAGGAAATVFVAGEAGVGKSRLLQEFATEARSAGRTVLHGACINLGTGALPYAPLIDALRRIVRERGEQRVRELGGPSYAELSRLVSDFTGVAPLGESTAQLRVFGAVLRMLDHFGAHAPTVLIFEDLHWADPSTLDLISYLARAQTDERILLVHSYRSNDLDRRHPLRTLLAEPDFIRRIHRLELARFTRAELERFLTASTGGSVDRPLLDRYYELSDGNAFFAEELVVSGVLTDPASTRLPNSLSEIMLSRVELLDDAAADVLRAAAAAGRRVSHRLLAAVCDLPDQQLIKALRQCVAQHVLTIDAADDTYVFRHALLREAVYQELLPGERVGLHRALATALTADPGFSLAEDLTAAAELAYHWYEARALPEALTAAVRAGEMAVRVHAFREAEQHYQRVLSLWSRVDDPQRRTGQPHWRVLAAAADTARWGGRVEQALELIRAAIAEVDRAAIAEVDRAAAPRYAGELLERLGNYLWEAGEYGDSQQTYRAAARALAGQPPSAVSARVLAAVAMAEVREGRYAEGAREGAHAVEMARAVPARAEEGRALNTLGMALTMLDQPSDGMAKVREALRIAEEVDHLEDLFRAYGNLAVALEHVGRLTDSVQVALTGLKVARERGLEQARGAGVLANNAAATLVLLGRWDEAAAVLDDVLRARPLRGTLYPRLTLAEIRLAQGSFDAAADLLADVQLVDRPTTDPRFVGPLYACLAELALWRDDRAGADDAVRAGLAALDGQANILELTRMYAVGLRAAADECEVLRTQPERDPVRLSAVVAYAERLADQAQADQAQADQAQADQAGVSQVRVLRDLCLAELARARGTADPDAWAAVARGWSMLGRSYPAGYAYWREAETALDAGDLARAGSAARSAWQTTEPLPAGPLRTEIEAMARRARIPLDPELPEPADDTAGPAARPFGLTARELEVLCLLCLGRTNREIATELFITERTAGVHVSNLLKKMAANNRNAAASMAHRLRLCTDRDSG comes from the coding sequence ATGGCGACGGCGTACGCATCTGCGCAGTTTCCGGCAGCGGGTGGATCTTTCATCGGCCGCGCCGCGGAACGCGCCCAGCTGACCGGGCTGCTGACCGAGGCGGCGGGCGGTGCCGCCGCGACGGTCTTCGTCGCCGGTGAGGCGGGCGTCGGAAAGAGCCGGCTGCTCCAGGAGTTCGCCACCGAGGCCCGCTCGGCGGGTCGCACCGTACTGCACGGCGCCTGCATCAACCTCGGTACCGGCGCGCTGCCGTACGCCCCGTTGATCGACGCCCTGCGGCGGATCGTCCGGGAACGCGGCGAGCAGCGGGTACGCGAGCTGGGCGGCCCGTCCTACGCCGAACTCAGCCGGCTGGTGTCGGACTTCACCGGAGTCGCGCCCCTCGGCGAGTCGACCGCACAGCTACGGGTGTTCGGCGCGGTGCTGCGGATGCTCGACCACTTCGGCGCGCACGCACCGACCGTACTGATCTTCGAGGACCTGCACTGGGCCGACCCATCCACCTTGGACCTGATCTCCTATCTGGCCCGGGCGCAGACCGACGAGCGGATCCTGCTGGTGCACAGCTACCGGTCGAACGACCTGGACCGGCGGCATCCGCTGCGGACGCTGCTCGCCGAGCCGGACTTCATCCGCCGGATCCACCGGCTGGAGCTGGCCCGGTTCACCCGCGCCGAGCTGGAACGGTTCCTGACCGCGTCGACCGGCGGCTCGGTGGACCGGCCGCTGCTGGACCGGTACTACGAACTGTCCGACGGAAACGCGTTCTTCGCCGAGGAACTGGTGGTCTCCGGGGTGTTGACCGATCCCGCGTCCACCCGACTGCCCAACTCGCTGAGCGAGATCATGCTGTCCCGGGTCGAACTGCTCGACGACGCCGCGGCCGACGTGCTGCGAGCCGCAGCAGCCGCCGGGCGGCGGGTCAGCCACCGGCTGCTGGCGGCCGTCTGCGACCTGCCCGATCAGCAACTGATCAAAGCGCTGCGGCAGTGCGTCGCCCAGCACGTTCTCACCATCGACGCCGCCGACGACACGTACGTCTTCCGGCATGCCCTGCTGCGCGAGGCGGTCTACCAGGAACTGCTGCCGGGTGAACGGGTCGGGCTGCACCGCGCGCTCGCCACTGCCCTCACCGCGGACCCGGGGTTCAGCCTCGCCGAGGATCTCACCGCAGCGGCCGAACTGGCCTACCACTGGTACGAGGCCAGAGCGCTACCGGAGGCGCTGACCGCCGCCGTCCGTGCCGGCGAGATGGCGGTACGGGTCCACGCGTTCCGCGAAGCCGAACAGCACTACCAGCGGGTGCTCAGCCTGTGGTCGCGGGTCGACGATCCGCAGCGACGCACCGGCCAGCCGCATTGGCGGGTGCTGGCCGCCGCCGCCGACACCGCCCGGTGGGGCGGTCGGGTCGAGCAGGCACTGGAACTGATCCGCGCCGCGATCGCCGAGGTGGACCGGGCCGCGATTGCCGAGGTGGACCGGGCCGCCGCCCCTCGCTACGCGGGTGAACTGCTCGAACGCCTCGGCAACTACCTCTGGGAAGCCGGTGAGTACGGCGATTCGCAGCAGACCTACCGGGCGGCGGCGCGGGCGCTGGCCGGGCAGCCGCCGAGCGCGGTGAGCGCTCGGGTACTGGCCGCTGTGGCGATGGCCGAGGTTCGCGAGGGCCGGTACGCCGAGGGTGCGCGGGAAGGTGCCCACGCCGTCGAGATGGCCCGGGCGGTGCCGGCCAGGGCCGAGGAGGGCCGCGCGCTCAACACCCTGGGCATGGCGTTGACCATGCTCGACCAGCCGAGCGACGGCATGGCCAAGGTACGCGAGGCACTGCGGATCGCCGAGGAGGTCGACCACCTGGAGGACCTGTTCCGGGCGTACGGCAACCTCGCGGTGGCGCTGGAGCACGTGGGGCGGCTGACCGACTCGGTCCAGGTCGCCCTCACCGGGCTGAAAGTGGCCCGCGAACGCGGGCTGGAGCAGGCCCGCGGCGCCGGCGTGCTGGCCAACAACGCCGCCGCGACGCTGGTACTGCTCGGCCGGTGGGACGAGGCGGCCGCGGTGCTGGACGACGTGCTGCGGGCCAGGCCGCTACGGGGCACCCTCTACCCCCGGCTGACCCTGGCCGAGATCCGGCTCGCTCAGGGGTCCTTCGACGCGGCCGCCGATCTGCTGGCCGACGTACAACTCGTGGACCGGCCGACCACCGACCCCCGGTTCGTCGGACCGCTGTACGCCTGTCTGGCGGAGCTCGCCCTGTGGCGGGACGACCGGGCCGGGGCGGATGACGCGGTGCGAGCCGGCCTGGCCGCGCTGGACGGCCAGGCCAACATCCTGGAGCTGACCCGGATGTACGCCGTCGGGCTACGGGCCGCCGCTGACGAGTGCGAAGTGCTGCGGACGCAACCCGAGCGCGACCCGGTCCGGTTGTCGGCGGTTGTCGCGTACGCCGAGCGGTTGGCCGACCAGGCGCAGGCCGACCAGGCGCAGGCCGACCAGGCGCAGGCCGACCAGGCCGGGGTTTCGCAGGTACGGGTGTTGCGTGACCTCTGCCTGGCCGAGCTCGCCCGGGCCCGGGGCACCGCCGACCCCGACGCCTGGGCGGCGGTGGCCCGTGGCTGGTCGATGCTCGGTCGGTCCTACCCGGCGGGCTACGCCTACTGGCGGGAAGCCGAGACCGCGCTCGACGCCGGCGACCTGGCCCGCGCCGGATCGGCCGCCCGGTCGGCCTGGCAGACGACCGAGCCGCTGCCGGCCGGGCCGCTGCGTACCGAGATCGAGGCGATGGCCCGCCGGGCCCGCATCCCCCTCGACCCTGAGCTGCCGGAGCCAGCCGACGACACCGCCGGGCCGGCAGCACGGCCGTTCGGTCTCACCGCCCGCGAGTTGGAGGTGCTGTGCCTGCTCTGCCTGGGCAGGACCAATCGGGAGATCGCCACCGAACTGTTCATCACCGAACGCACGGCGGGTGTCCACGTGTCCAACCTGCTCAAGAAGATGGCGGCCAACAACCGCAATGCCGCCGCCTCGATGGCCCATCGGCTCCGGCTCTGCACCGATCGCGATTCCGGATAG
- a CDS encoding tRNA adenosine deaminase-associated protein has protein sequence MPYFAAAAVRGPAGWSGAELDLGGVADIDEVVDRLREVDPDAEVSLLFVESDDSYLVILRLDEGEDLRIFSSDAAFAEESRLGALLIGDIRTPAVEVDLEPVVVGAGGGSMSAAAAAPAGSSAGGYLIGDPLDDSDDVDALADEEDDDDEPAADPDAEPVGDADLLADLGLSARRLLALCARDGMLPADMTAEICQTVGCGDEIEELREA, from the coding sequence GTGCCCTATTTTGCTGCCGCTGCCGTACGCGGCCCGGCCGGTTGGTCCGGCGCCGAGCTCGACCTCGGTGGGGTCGCCGACATCGACGAGGTGGTCGACCGGCTCCGTGAGGTCGATCCCGACGCCGAGGTGTCACTGCTGTTCGTCGAATCGGACGACAGCTACCTGGTGATCCTGCGCCTCGACGAGGGCGAGGATCTGCGAATCTTCAGTTCGGACGCCGCGTTCGCCGAGGAGTCGCGGCTGGGCGCGCTGCTGATCGGCGACATCCGTACCCCGGCCGTCGAGGTCGACCTCGAACCGGTCGTGGTCGGTGCCGGCGGCGGCTCGATGTCCGCCGCCGCTGCCGCGCCGGCCGGTTCCAGCGCCGGCGGGTACCTGATCGGCGACCCGTTGGACGACTCCGACGACGTCGACGCGTTGGCTGACGAGGAGGACGACGACGATGAGCCGGCCGCCGACCCGGACGCGGAGCCGGTCGGGGACGCCGACCTGCTCGCCGACCTCGGCCTGTCGGCCCGACGGCTGCTGGCACTGTGCGCCCGTGACGGCATGCTGCCGGCCGACATGACCGCCGAGATCTGCCAGACGGTCGGCTGCGGCGACGAGATCGAGGAGTTGCGCGAGGCATGA
- a CDS encoding LuxR C-terminal-related transcriptional regulator, producing the protein MTTTLPPLPDHPAHRAEPADRLLDLVLPGPVEPTTRTLLTAAAAGDPVLLRALVQLGLALGDLARRDGHWRWSTTGPRTAPPSGLSGTRPGAGTQPVRRTAGQLAAIRTLAESWSRPQSAAGCTFADRPGAAVPPVRLPRLTVREQEILRLLADGLTARAIGHRLLLSPRTVAKHQERMYRKFGTSDRLTTVLRAQRLGLLPPPDALAVTGRRDG; encoded by the coding sequence ATGACCACCACGCTTCCTCCCCTGCCGGACCACCCCGCCCACCGGGCCGAGCCCGCCGACCGGCTGCTCGACCTGGTGCTTCCCGGGCCGGTTGAGCCGACCACCCGGACCCTGCTGACGGCGGCCGCCGCCGGCGACCCGGTGTTGCTGCGCGCCCTGGTCCAGCTCGGGCTGGCCCTCGGCGACCTGGCCCGCCGGGACGGACACTGGCGGTGGAGCACCACCGGCCCGCGTACCGCCCCGCCGAGCGGGCTGTCCGGTACCCGGCCAGGGGCCGGTACGCAGCCGGTCCGGCGTACCGCCGGCCAGCTCGCCGCGATCCGGACCCTGGCCGAGTCGTGGAGCCGGCCGCAGTCGGCGGCCGGGTGCACCTTTGCCGACCGGCCGGGGGCGGCCGTGCCGCCCGTGCGGTTGCCTCGGCTGACCGTCCGCGAGCAGGAGATCCTGCGGCTGCTCGCGGACGGTCTGACCGCTCGGGCGATCGGTCACCGGCTGCTGCTGTCGCCGCGTACGGTGGCCAAGCACCAGGAGCGGATGTACCGCAAGTTCGGCACCTCCGACCGGCTGACCACCGTGCTGCGGGCCCAACGGCTGGGCCTGCTCCCGCCGCCGGACGCGCTGGCCGTCACCGGCCGTCGCGACGGGTGA
- a CDS encoding caspase family protein: MTRRALLVGSQTDGLTGVHNDVETIAAALDGRGFTISCLTGDDATRAGILAGYQKLIGQSTADDTVLFYYSGHGGYAHAPDPASEEPATDDPASQPTPGRRPADLQFIVPTDYSPSTEGEFLGITSVELSVLQARLTEVTQNVVVALDCCHSAHQSRDPDLRVKGLDRQSTTRYEQISRHLAALRRDGLAVDRRVATGNPYSVRLVACAPEQFAYEYRNGAGQRTGMFTEALIQALAAAEDLPVTWFTLMETVRRQVLRRASNQRPEVEGPSRRLLFSLQETDPIAGLPVAPIPDGRVVLPGAPLLGVELHDEFTVMPAELPVDEETSVGTAVVDRLGALAAQAELTLRTGWSEVPATARAYRTRSAAPALPVRVTEPDAADLVAAIRTSTLVRLADADEPCTVEVRPDRAGNYQIHDRTGPLHSPRPAGPGTAARLLTDLERVARATGLRALGEDPRCALDTPLTFEWGRVVDGVEVPMRSAGEVVHDGDQVYVRVRNGGTETVYVSLLDIGVSARIENLTNFAPSGFRLEPGKEYLVGYDALSGVLRGVRLNWPAGIVPAAGRPETVLLIATSQPQDVGLLQQDGIRTADRAEVRRRVPRRDQSPLERALDQLGSGGMREMSNDFAPEVRYALRTIDFSLSPTARPPAESVRFLIDERPDRSRMLFRARGGAASTVAVRLDEVLVHRNRALRSADIRVDAVVLTGTTDDGGAVPYRAETARFRNVRDGERLPLDRMLVYHGRAVDYLDLAVWVSRDTGDSRALSDLLRDELNGPTVQAAGAQLIGLAVAAPQAAAAAAAIGAGAVVVNLAYRLLLDAVGDSIGLYRTSLLATEEFGVGRHPAVGNLRAQDFSFSYTVETVD, encoded by the coding sequence GTGACGCGGAGAGCATTGCTGGTCGGTTCTCAGACCGACGGCCTCACCGGAGTGCACAACGATGTCGAAACGATCGCGGCGGCGCTCGACGGGCGCGGGTTCACCATTTCCTGTCTCACCGGCGACGATGCCACCCGGGCCGGAATCCTCGCCGGCTACCAGAAGCTAATCGGACAGAGCACGGCGGACGATACCGTCCTGTTCTACTACAGCGGTCACGGCGGATACGCGCACGCACCGGATCCGGCCAGCGAGGAGCCGGCCACCGACGACCCGGCCAGCCAGCCGACGCCCGGGCGACGGCCGGCCGATCTGCAGTTCATTGTGCCCACCGACTACTCCCCATCCACCGAGGGCGAGTTTCTGGGCATCACCTCGGTCGAGTTGTCCGTGCTGCAGGCCCGGCTGACCGAGGTGACGCAGAACGTGGTGGTGGCCTTGGACTGCTGCCACTCCGCCCACCAGTCCCGCGACCCCGACCTGCGGGTCAAAGGCCTGGACCGGCAGTCGACCACCCGGTACGAGCAGATCAGCCGGCACCTGGCGGCGCTGCGCCGGGACGGGCTCGCGGTCGACCGGCGGGTAGCGACCGGCAACCCGTACTCGGTGCGGCTGGTGGCCTGCGCTCCCGAGCAGTTCGCCTACGAGTACCGCAACGGTGCCGGGCAGCGCACCGGAATGTTCACCGAGGCGCTGATCCAGGCACTGGCCGCCGCCGAGGACCTTCCGGTGACCTGGTTCACGCTGATGGAGACGGTACGTCGCCAGGTGCTGCGCCGGGCGTCGAACCAGCGGCCCGAGGTGGAAGGGCCGTCCCGCCGGCTGCTGTTCTCACTCCAGGAGACGGACCCGATCGCCGGCCTGCCGGTGGCCCCCATTCCCGACGGTCGGGTGGTCCTGCCCGGCGCGCCGCTGCTCGGCGTCGAGCTGCACGACGAGTTCACCGTGATGCCGGCCGAGCTGCCGGTCGACGAGGAGACCAGCGTCGGCACCGCCGTCGTCGACCGGCTCGGGGCGCTGGCGGCACAGGCCGAGCTCACCCTGCGTACCGGCTGGTCCGAGGTGCCGGCGACAGCCCGGGCGTACCGGACCCGCAGCGCCGCGCCCGCGCTGCCGGTCCGGGTGACCGAACCGGACGCCGCCGACCTCGTCGCCGCGATCCGGACCAGCACCCTGGTCCGGCTGGCCGATGCTGACGAGCCGTGCACCGTGGAGGTCCGGCCCGATCGGGCCGGCAACTACCAGATCCACGACCGGACCGGTCCGCTGCACAGCCCCCGCCCGGCCGGGCCGGGCACCGCCGCCCGGCTGCTCACCGACCTGGAACGGGTTGCCCGCGCCACCGGACTGCGGGCCCTTGGGGAAGACCCCCGGTGCGCCCTCGACACCCCGTTGACCTTCGAGTGGGGCCGGGTCGTCGACGGCGTCGAGGTGCCGATGCGGTCCGCCGGCGAGGTCGTGCACGACGGCGACCAGGTGTACGTACGGGTGCGTAACGGCGGCACCGAGACGGTCTACGTGTCGCTGCTCGACATCGGTGTCTCCGCCCGGATCGAGAATCTCACCAACTTCGCGCCGTCCGGGTTCCGGCTCGAGCCCGGCAAGGAGTACCTGGTGGGGTACGACGCCCTGAGCGGCGTACTGCGTGGTGTGCGACTGAACTGGCCGGCCGGCATCGTGCCGGCGGCCGGGCGGCCGGAGACGGTCCTGCTGATCGCCACCTCGCAGCCGCAGGACGTCGGGCTGCTCCAGCAGGACGGCATCCGCACCGCCGACCGCGCCGAGGTCCGCCGCCGCGTCCCGCGTCGCGACCAGTCGCCGCTGGAGCGGGCACTCGACCAGCTGGGCAGCGGCGGTATGCGGGAGATGTCCAACGACTTCGCCCCGGAGGTGCGCTACGCGCTGCGTACCATCGATTTCAGCCTGAGTCCGACGGCACGGCCGCCGGCCGAGTCGGTGCGGTTCCTGATCGACGAACGCCCGGACCGGTCGCGGATGCTGTTCCGGGCCCGCGGCGGCGCGGCGAGCACTGTCGCGGTCCGGCTGGACGAGGTGCTGGTGCACCGTAACCGGGCGCTGCGCAGCGCCGACATACGGGTCGACGCGGTGGTGCTCACCGGCACCACCGACGACGGCGGAGCGGTGCCGTACCGGGCGGAGACGGCGCGGTTCCGCAACGTCCGCGACGGTGAGCGGCTGCCGTTGGACCGGATGCTGGTCTACCACGGTCGGGCGGTGGACTACCTGGACCTGGCGGTCTGGGTGTCCCGGGACACCGGGGACAGTCGGGCGCTGAGCGACCTGCTGCGCGACGAACTCAACGGCCCAACTGTCCAGGCGGCCGGTGCGCAACTGATCGGGCTGGCCGTGGCCGCCCCGCAGGCCGCCGCCGCGGCCGCCGCGATCGGGGCGGGTGCCGTGGTCGTCAACCTGGCGTACCGGCTGCTGCTGGACGCGGTCGGCGACAGCATCGGCCTGTACCGCACCTCCCTGCTGGCGACCGAGGAATTCGGCGTCGGCCGGCACCCGGCCGTGGGAAATCTGCGGGCGCAGGACTTCTCGTTCTCGTACACGGTCGAAACGGTCGACTGA
- a CDS encoding prephenate dehydrogenase/arogenate dehydrogenase family protein, whose product MRVAVIGLGLIGGSALRAFAAAGHRVFGYDADPATRATARTAAARAALGARWQVAPTVRDAVADADLVLLAVPLPAVGPVLDEIAAVGYSGLVTDVTSVKEPVRRLVDRRLHRQHDRTAGFVGGHPMAGRETSGFTSADPELFTGCAWVLCLEPPVTSVDDWLTVATAVTGLGARVVPATAEEHDRAVAAISHVPHLLATALAATAVTDPLAWSLAAGSFRDGTRVAASRPELVAAMCGGNAGAVRAALDEVLSALAAARAALDADDPVQALVPWLAPGSSARIGWPPQPGRPLELPARPDALLRLGRAGGWVTAVADDRRTVTAVRPAPVD is encoded by the coding sequence GTGCGAGTGGCGGTGATCGGGCTGGGGCTGATCGGCGGTTCGGCGCTACGCGCGTTCGCCGCCGCCGGACACCGGGTTTTCGGGTACGACGCCGATCCCGCGACCCGGGCCACCGCGCGTACCGCCGCCGCGCGGGCGGCACTCGGCGCGCGCTGGCAGGTCGCCCCGACGGTACGGGACGCGGTGGCCGACGCCGATCTGGTGCTGTTGGCGGTGCCGCTGCCGGCGGTGGGTCCGGTGCTCGACGAGATCGCCGCGGTCGGCTACTCCGGGCTGGTCACCGACGTCACCTCGGTCAAGGAACCGGTGCGGCGGCTGGTCGACCGGCGGCTGCACCGCCAGCACGACCGGACCGCCGGGTTCGTCGGCGGCCATCCGATGGCCGGTCGGGAGACCTCCGGGTTCACCTCCGCCGATCCGGAGCTGTTCACCGGCTGTGCCTGGGTGCTCTGCCTGGAGCCGCCGGTGACCTCGGTCGACGACTGGCTGACGGTGGCGACAGCGGTGACCGGGCTGGGCGCCCGGGTGGTACCGGCCACCGCCGAGGAGCACGACCGGGCCGTCGCGGCGATCAGTCACGTACCGCATCTGCTCGCGACGGCGCTGGCCGCCACCGCGGTGACCGACCCGCTCGCCTGGTCGTTGGCCGCGGGATCGTTCCGGGACGGCACCCGGGTAGCCGCCAGCCGACCGGAGTTGGTGGCGGCGATGTGCGGCGGCAACGCCGGGGCGGTCCGGGCCGCCCTGGACGAGGTGCTCTCCGCGCTGGCGGCGGCCCGGGCGGCGCTGGACGCGGACGATCCGGTGCAGGCTCTGGTGCCGTGGCTGGCCCCGGGCAGTTCGGCGCGGATCGGTTGGCCGCCGCAGCCGGGCCGGCCGCTGGAACTGCCGGCCCGGCCGGACGCGCTGCTGCGGCTGGGTCGGGCCGGCGGCTGGGTCACCGCCGTGGCCGACGACCGACGTACCGTGACGGCGGTCCGGCCGGCACCGGTCGACTGA
- the mtnA gene encoding S-methyl-5-thioribose-1-phosphate isomerase: MRTIDWVDDAIDIIDQTALPDRTTVLRLSTVEAVVDAIRSLAVRGAPALGVAGALGVALAARLHHDQPDRLADAVDRLRTARPTAVNLARGVDRAAARLAESPSAVLAEAVALRDEEEAASVAMARLGADLLGQLCPSRCRLLTHCNTGALATVTGGTALGVVVELHRRGGLESVIASETRPLLQGARLTAWELDRAGVDFRVAVDGAGPFLMARGLVDAVVVGADRICANGDTINKIGTYAHALGARRAGLPFVVVAPESTVDPATATGAQVEIEDRGSAEVVSFAATRTTPAGAGAVNPAFDVTPADLVTAVVTDRRVVRLDRGERI, translated from the coding sequence ATGCGGACCATCGACTGGGTCGACGACGCCATCGACATCATCGACCAGACCGCGCTGCCCGACCGGACCACCGTACTGCGGCTGTCCACCGTCGAGGCGGTGGTCGACGCGATCCGGTCCCTGGCGGTCCGCGGCGCGCCGGCGCTCGGCGTGGCCGGTGCCCTCGGGGTGGCGCTGGCCGCGCGGCTGCACCACGACCAGCCGGACCGGCTGGCCGACGCCGTCGACCGGCTGCGCACCGCCCGGCCGACCGCGGTCAACCTCGCCCGGGGCGTCGACCGGGCGGCGGCCCGGCTCGCGGAGAGCCCGTCGGCCGTACTTGCCGAAGCGGTGGCCCTGCGCGACGAGGAGGAGGCGGCGTCGGTGGCGATGGCCCGGCTCGGGGCCGACCTGCTCGGGCAGCTCTGCCCATCCCGGTGCCGGCTGCTGACCCACTGCAACACCGGTGCGCTGGCCACGGTCACCGGAGGTACCGCGCTCGGGGTCGTCGTGGAACTGCACCGGCGCGGCGGGCTGGAGTCGGTGATCGCCAGTGAGACCCGGCCGCTGCTGCAAGGTGCCCGGCTGACCGCCTGGGAACTCGACCGGGCCGGGGTCGACTTCCGGGTCGCCGTCGACGGGGCCGGGCCGTTCCTGATGGCCCGTGGCCTGGTCGACGCGGTCGTCGTGGGCGCCGACCGGATCTGCGCGAACGGCGACACGATCAACAAGATCGGCACGTACGCCCATGCGCTCGGCGCCCGCCGGGCCGGACTGCCGTTCGTGGTGGTGGCTCCCGAATCGACGGTGGATCCGGCGACCGCGACCGGCGCGCAGGTCGAGATCGAGGACCGGGGGTCCGCCGAGGTGGTCAGCTTCGCCGCTACCCGGACCACACCGGCCGGGGCCGGCGCGGTCAACCCCGCCTTCGACGTGACGCCCGCCGACCTGGTGACCGCCGTCGTCACTGACCGCCGGGTGGTCCGGCTGGACCGGGGCGAACGGATCTGA